The Poseidonibacter antarcticus genome includes a region encoding these proteins:
- a CDS encoding TOBE domain-containing protein — MNKLEAIVSKIDSLDNLTIAQFDFKGINLSMMSLELSDIYVGKSVILKVNASHISIAKNFIGDISLSNKLDCIIDKLDKGVLLSSLKLDVKGTIITSIITTNSVNRMNLEEKDKVTAFVKASDLSIQKVIT, encoded by the coding sequence ATGAATAAATTAGAAGCAATAGTAAGCAAAATAGATAGTTTAGATAATCTTACTATTGCTCAATTTGATTTCAAAGGAATAAACTTATCAATGATGAGTTTAGAACTTTCAGATATATATGTTGGGAAAAGTGTAATATTAAAAGTAAATGCATCTCATATTTCAATAGCAAAGAATTTTATAGGAGATATTAGCTTATCGAACAAACTAGATTGTATAATAGATAAACTAGATAAAGGTGTACTGTTATCTTCTCTTAAATTAGATGTAAAAGGTACTATAATCACAAGTATTATTACAACAAACTCTGTAAACAGAATGAACCTAGAAGAAAAAGACAAAGTAACTGCTTTTGTAAAAGCAAGTGATTTATCAATACAAAAGGTTATAACATAA
- the modB gene encoding molybdate ABC transporter permease subunit gives MNYLTNLNLEPFILSLKLALSTTIILFIIALPLAWYLSQTKSKSKPFIEALTALPIVLPPSVLGFYILYVLSLNSPIGSFFNEYFGIKLVFNFTGLVVASCFYSLPFMVQPMQSGFEALNKNMIEASYISGKSQFTTLFNVALPNIKPALLTAIIITFAHTVGEFGVVLMVGGSIPEETKVASVAIYEYVEVLDYANAHIYSAIMLVMSFMVLFAVYIFNAKQKKTFI, from the coding sequence ATGAACTATTTAACAAACCTAAATCTAGAACCTTTTATATTATCTCTTAAATTAGCACTTTCTACAACAATCATATTATTTATAATTGCACTTCCCCTAGCTTGGTATTTATCTCAAACAAAATCAAAGTCAAAACCATTTATTGAAGCTCTAACAGCACTTCCTATTGTATTGCCACCTTCTGTTTTAGGGTTTTATATACTTTATGTATTATCTTTAAATTCACCAATTGGAAGTTTTTTTAATGAATACTTTGGAATAAAATTAGTTTTTAATTTTACAGGTTTGGTCGTTGCTTCTTGTTTTTATAGCTTACCTTTTATGGTTCAACCAATGCAAAGTGGCTTTGAAGCTCTAAATAAAAATATGATTGAAGCTAGTTATATTAGTGGTAAAAGCCAATTTACAACACTATTTAATGTTGCCCTACCAAATATCAAACCTGCCCTTCTAACTGCAATTATCATAACATTTGCACATACAGTTGGAGAATTTGGAGTTGTTTTAATGGTTGGAGGAAGTATTCCAGAAGAAACAAAAGTTGCATCAGTAGCCATATATGAATATGTTGAAGTTTTAGATTATGCTAATGCTCATATTTACAGTGCTATTATGTTAGTTATGAGTTTTATGGTTTTATTTGCAGTATATATTTTTAATGCAAAACAAAAGAAAACATTTATTTAG
- a CDS encoding DsrE family protein, with product MKKENLLIVISTGNIDSILKFPLLYGGVSIPRGYWKRVHIMFWGASIKSVIKSKKIRKKVKEIQKDGVEFSACIVCAQEYGVVKKLEKRGIICNHTGDLLNQALQNDKKWSTLTV from the coding sequence ATGAAAAAAGAAAATTTATTAATAGTTATATCAACAGGAAATATTGACAGTATTTTAAAGTTCCCCCTACTTTATGGCGGAGTTTCAATACCAAGAGGATATTGGAAAAGAGTACATATTATGTTTTGGGGTGCTTCAATAAAATCAGTTATAAAAAGTAAAAAAATCAGAAAAAAAGTAAAAGAAATCCAAAAAGATGGCGTTGAATTTAGTGCATGCATCGTTTGTGCGCAAGAATATGGAGTAGTTAAAAAGCTAGAAAAAAGAGGAATTATTTGTAATCATACAGGTGATTTACTAAACCAAGCCCTACAAAATGATAAAAAATGGTCAACACTTACGGTTTAG
- a CDS encoding ABC transporter ATP-binding protein, with the protein MIKIKINKQLHGSNGSMPLDVNLKIKKGDFIALSGLSGSGKTTLLRILAGLEEAKGTISVEDKIWLDEKTFLPVQMRKIGFVFQDYALFDNMSVEQNLLYVNKDKALAKKLLDITELTQLSKRFTNTLSGGQKQRVSLCRAMMNNPKVLLMDEPLSALDPNMRIKLQNEILTLHKEFETTTIMVSHDPSEIYHLANRVIVLNQGKVINDGSATQVLLKTSGSQKFSFEGEILDIIKTDVIYIAIIAIGQQLVEVVLCEDEASDYKVGDKVRVGTKAFAPTLCKI; encoded by the coding sequence ATGATTAAAATAAAAATAAACAAACAACTACACGGTTCAAATGGTTCAATGCCTTTGGATGTAAATTTAAAGATAAAAAAAGGTGATTTTATTGCTCTTTCAGGGCTAAGTGGAAGTGGAAAAACTACACTTCTTCGTATTCTTGCTGGATTAGAAGAGGCTAAGGGAACAATTAGTGTTGAGGATAAAATTTGGCTTGATGAAAAAACTTTTTTACCTGTTCAAATGCGAAAAATCGGTTTTGTTTTTCAAGATTATGCTTTATTTGACAATATGAGTGTTGAACAAAATCTTTTATATGTAAATAAAGATAAGGCTCTTGCAAAGAAGCTTTTGGATATTACAGAATTAACACAATTATCAAAAAGGTTTACAAATACACTAAGTGGTGGACAAAAGCAAAGAGTTTCTCTTTGTCGAGCTATGATGAATAATCCCAAAGTTTTACTAATGGATGAACCACTTTCAGCCTTAGACCCAAATATGAGAATAAAACTCCAAAATGAAATACTAACTTTACATAAAGAGTTTGAAACAACTACAATAATGGTAAGCCATGACCCTAGTGAAATTTATCATTTAGCTAATCGTGTTATAGTTTTAAATCAAGGGAAAGTTATAAATGATGGTAGTGCAACGCAAGTATTATTAAAAACATCTGGTTCTCAAAAGTTTTCTTTTGAAGGTGAAATTTTAGATATTATTAAAACTGATGTAATTTATATTGCTATTATTGCAATTGGTCAGCAATTAGTTGAAGTTGTATTATGCGAAGATGAAGCTAGTGATTATAAGGTAGGAGATAAAGTAAGAGTTGGAACAAAAGCCTTTGCCCCAACTCTTTGTAAAATATAG
- a CDS encoding NAD(P)H-dependent oxidoreductase, with translation MNKTFMEAMDFRHACKAFDDTKKISDEDMNFILEAGIKSPSSFGMEPWKFLVITNEELKAKIRPFCWDQVQITSCSHLVIVLAAIDSVKVESGLVRTKLGRKGFPDDKLEFYVGIYGSHLKDVLNSDENIYSWTARQTYIAIGNMMTGAASKGIDSCPIEGFEKENVEKVLGLDTSKFQVSCVLPFGYRLNEQSPQVREPFENIVEFIK, from the coding sequence ATGAACAAGACATTTATGGAAGCAATGGATTTCAGACATGCGTGTAAGGCATTTGATGATACAAAAAAAATATCTGATGAGGATATGAATTTTATTTTAGAAGCAGGAATTAAATCACCTTCATCTTTTGGTATGGAACCTTGGAAATTTTTAGTTATAACAAATGAAGAGTTAAAAGCAAAAATAAGACCATTTTGTTGGGATCAAGTTCAAATTACTTCTTGTTCACATTTAGTAATCGTTTTAGCAGCAATTGATAGTGTTAAAGTTGAATCAGGTTTAGTTAGAACTAAATTAGGAAGAAAAGGTTTCCCTGATGATAAATTAGAATTTTATGTTGGAATTTATGGTTCACATTTAAAAGATGTTTTAAATAGTGATGAAAATATTTATTCTTGGACTGCAAGACAAACTTATATTGCTATTGGAAATATGATGACAGGTGCTGCTTCAAAAGGTATTGATTCTTGTCCTATTGAAGGTTTTGAAAAAGAAAATGTAGAAAAAGTTTTAGGACTTGATACATCTAAATTCCAAGTTTCTTGTGTACTTCCTTTTGGATATAGATTAAACGAACAATCACCACAAGTTCGTGAACCTTTTGAAAATATAGTTGAGTTTATAAAATAA
- a CDS encoding putative quinol monooxygenase has translation MSQIIVVANAKVKKEFINEVYLEIQKLHKATHANDKGCIQYDAHKNIEDENVFTFIETWASIEDLEEHSKKEHFLDFVKNIEGKIESLEVNKLIKQNI, from the coding sequence ATGAGTCAAATTATAGTTGTTGCAAATGCTAAAGTAAAAAAAGAGTTTATAAATGAAGTATATTTAGAAATTCAGAAATTACATAAAGCTACACATGCAAATGATAAAGGTTGTATCCAATATGATGCACATAAAAATATTGAAGATGAAAATGTTTTCACTTTTATTGAAACATGGGCAAGTATTGAAGATTTAGAAGAACACTCTAAAAAAGAGCATTTTTTAGATTTTGTTAAGAATATTGAAGGCAAAATTGAAAGTCTAGAAGTAAATAAATTAATAAAACAAAATATATAA
- a CDS encoding nitroreductase family protein, with protein MNEVIRQLANRKSIRQFTGQSVSVEDLELIIKTAQRCPTSINGQQISLVYTRDKEKIKEIAKLCGGQEQVASADVFITIVVDFNRTIFAVEQVGEKHLIDQSAEGVLVGAVDAGIMLNAIQVSAESLGYGTTAIGAVRNEPDAMIKLLNLPAKTFPIVGTTIGVSTKEAKEAPLKPRIPIEGFAFEDTYNDKAVKDGVLKYEKQMKQYREDNNMNYLQSYCEQTANYYKNIYFRKIAANYKNQGFEFKD; from the coding sequence ATGAATGAAGTTATTAGACAATTAGCAAATAGAAAATCTATTAGACAATTTACAGGACAAAGTGTTAGTGTAGAAGATTTAGAGCTTATTATAAAAACAGCACAAAGATGTCCTACTTCTATAAATGGTCAACAAATATCACTTGTGTATACAAGAGATAAAGAAAAAATAAAAGAAATAGCAAAATTATGTGGCGGACAAGAGCAAGTTGCCTCAGCAGATGTTTTTATAACTATTGTAGTAGATTTTAATAGAACAATTTTTGCAGTTGAACAAGTAGGAGAAAAACATTTAATTGACCAATCAGCAGAAGGTGTTTTAGTTGGAGCTGTTGATGCTGGGATTATGTTAAATGCAATTCAAGTATCAGCTGAAAGTTTAGGTTATGGAACAACTGCAATTGGTGCTGTTAGAAATGAACCTGATGCTATGATTAAACTATTAAATCTTCCAGCAAAAACATTTCCAATAGTTGGTACAACAATTGGTGTTAGTACAAAAGAAGCGAAGGAAGCACCACTTAAACCTAGAATTCCAATAGAAGGATTTGCTTTTGAAGATACATATAATGATAAAGCAGTAAAAGATGGTGTATTAAAGTATGAAAAACAAATGAAACAATATAGAGAAGATAATAATATGAATTATCTTCAATCATATTGCGAACAAACTGCAAATTATTATAAAAATATTTATTTTAGAAAAATTGCTGCAAATTATAAAAATCAAGGTTTTGAATTTAAAGATTAG
- a CDS encoding NAD(P)H-dependent oxidoreductase has product MKKILIINGHQYYDEVAKGELTQTYIDKASEFFKNNGFEIKYTHIEKGYNIEEECEKFEWADYILLQFPVFWMSVPWIVKKYFDESLIQGRQYSSDGRSRSDASKAYGSGGLLQGSKYMLSLTYNCPSSEFNNKDGFFDGLTIDEAHIATHKTFQFCGLEALETYSVHDIFKGDLDLELELNRFEKVLSKNFLQK; this is encoded by the coding sequence ATGAAAAAAATTTTAATTATAAATGGACATCAATACTATGATGAAGTTGCGAAAGGTGAATTAACTCAAACTTATATAGATAAGGCAAGTGAATTTTTTAAAAATAATGGTTTTGAAATTAAATATACTCATATTGAAAAAGGTTACAATATTGAAGAAGAGTGTGAAAAGTTTGAATGGGCTGATTATATACTTTTACAATTTCCAGTTTTTTGGATGAGTGTTCCGTGGATTGTAAAAAAATACTTCGATGAATCACTTATTCAAGGAAGACAATATTCTAGTGATGGAAGAAGTAGAAGTGATGCTTCTAAAGCTTATGGAAGTGGTGGTTTATTACAAGGTTCAAAATATATGTTATCTTTAACTTACAATTGTCCAAGTTCAGAGTTTAATAATAAAGATGGTTTTTTTGATGGTTTAACAATTGATGAAGCACATATTGCAACTCATAAAACTTTTCAATTTTGTGGATTAGAAGCTCTTGAAACTTATTCGGTTCACGATATTTTTAAAGGTGATTTAGATTTAGAACTTGAGTTAAATAGATTTGAAAAAGTATTAAGTAAAAACTTTTTACAAAAATAG
- a CDS encoding AEC family transporter, whose product MENFALIALAIIIGYVLQKLDIFPKETPNILNKFIIYISLPAIIFLQVPKLNFSLDILIPAVIAWIVMLLSALLVLGISKFLNWNKEITGSLLLVAILTNSSIMGIPIINAYIGEEALPFVLIYDQLGSFLALAIYGAFITAFYSSNSNLSFKLIVQKIVTFPSFLALLIALLFIGQTFPPVIINILSTFANTLVPIALVAVGLQLQFKLPKHDITPLSIALIIKLAIAPLIAYIAISLFGWNNLAGQVSIFEAGMAPMITAGAMASMAGLAPRLSVAIVGYGILISFLSTGIIFKLII is encoded by the coding sequence ATGGAGAATTTTGCTTTAATTGCGCTTGCAATTATTATTGGATATGTTTTACAAAAACTGGATATATTTCCTAAAGAAACCCCAAATATACTAAATAAATTTATTATTTATATTTCTTTACCTGCAATAATATTCTTGCAAGTCCCTAAGCTAAACTTTTCTTTAGATATTTTGATTCCAGCTGTAATTGCATGGATAGTTATGCTTTTATCTGCTCTACTTGTGCTTGGTATTTCAAAATTTTTAAATTGGAATAAAGAAATAACAGGAAGCTTGCTTTTAGTCGCTATTTTAACAAATAGTTCAATAATGGGTATTCCAATAATAAATGCATATATTGGAGAAGAAGCTCTTCCTTTTGTTCTTATTTATGATCAACTAGGTAGTTTTCTAGCACTTGCTATATATGGAGCTTTTATCACTGCTTTTTATTCATCAAATTCTAATTTAAGTTTTAAGCTTATTGTCCAAAAAATAGTTACCTTTCCATCATTTTTAGCACTTCTGATTGCTTTACTTTTCATAGGTCAAACATTTCCACCAGTTATTATAAATATACTTTCAACATTTGCTAATACTTTAGTACCTATAGCCTTAGTTGCGGTTGGTTTACAACTACAATTTAAATTACCTAAACATGATATTACACCTTTAAGTATTGCTCTTATAATAAAACTAGCAATAGCACCTTTAATTGCATATATTGCAATTAGCTTATTTGGATGGAATAATTTAGCAGGACAAGTATCAATATTTGAAGCAGGAATGGCACCAATGATTACAGCTGGGGCAATGGCTTCAATGGCTGGATTAGCACCAAGATTGAGTGTAGCAATTGTAGGTTATGGGATTTTAATTTCATTTTTATCAACAGGTATTATCTTCAAACTAATTATATAA
- a CDS encoding thioredoxin fold domain-containing protein — translation MIQMTKKLFLAAVVTTSLNAATELSKNEVKQIENLELFKRAQISITKAYDIGNLYALKINVQGNNDQVFLTKDKKSLITGEVIDTESGASVSIPADLTGVRGKESFVYGSGTDEYFLFTDPECPYCKKFEEYFSQIEKNVKIRVFYYPLEMHKNAKDMSIYIMSKKTQKEKIDAMLNLELSDEGYKNRKYSKDELAKLEAQLAEQMEIATKLSVQGTPAVFDKDGKSVAWPNMLKKYGVDLK, via the coding sequence ATGATCCAAATGACAAAAAAGTTATTCTTAGCTGCAGTTGTAACAACAAGTCTAAATGCAGCAACAGAATTATCAAAAAATGAAGTAAAACAAATAGAAAACCTTGAATTATTTAAACGAGCTCAAATTAGTATTACAAAAGCTTATGATATAGGAAATTTATATGCTTTAAAAATCAATGTTCAAGGTAATAATGATCAAGTTTTCTTAACAAAAGATAAAAAAAGTTTAATTACAGGTGAAGTAATTGATACAGAATCTGGCGCAAGTGTTAGTATACCTGCTGATTTAACAGGTGTTAGAGGTAAAGAATCATTTGTTTATGGAAGTGGAACAGATGAGTATTTCTTATTTACAGATCCTGAATGTCCATATTGTAAGAAATTTGAAGAATATTTTTCTCAAATTGAAAAAAATGTAAAAATTAGAGTTTTCTATTATCCATTAGAAATGCATAAAAATGCAAAAGATATGTCAATCTATATTATGAGTAAAAAAACTCAAAAAGAAAAAATTGATGCAATGTTAAATCTTGAATTAAGTGATGAGGGATATAAAAATAGAAAATATTCTAAAGATGAATTAGCAAAACTAGAAGCACAACTAGCTGAGCAAATGGAAATTGCTACAAAATTAAGTGTTCAGGGAACGCCTGCTGTATTTGATAAAGATGGGAAAAGTGTAGCTTGGCCTAATATGCTTAAAAAATATGGTGTAGACTTAAAATAA
- a CDS encoding GyrI-like domain-containing protein has product MVKTTRVKNLMISGKTITTNNKNEMNEQTAKIQTLWDDYSEENVYSATHDKANNSSMYGVYSNYISDLNGDYDVTVGVEVTKAKNAIVIKDEKYLVFKKEGELPQVVIDTWTEIWEYFENNTEYKRAYTIDFEHYTKEDEIEIYISIEK; this is encoded by the coding sequence ATGGTGAAAACAACAAGAGTTAAAAATCTTATGATTAGTGGTAAAACTATTACTACAAATAATAAAAATGAAATGAATGAGCAAACAGCAAAAATACAAACTCTTTGGGATGATTATTCAGAAGAAAATGTATATAGTGCAACTCATGATAAAGCAAATAATAGCTCAATGTATGGTGTTTATTCAAATTATATATCAGATTTAAATGGTGATTATGATGTTACTGTTGGTGTTGAAGTTACAAAAGCAAAAAATGCAATTGTAATAAAAGATGAAAAATATTTAGTTTTCAAAAAAGAGGGTGAATTACCACAAGTTGTAATTGATACGTGGACTGAAATTTGGGAATATTTTGAAAATAATACTGAATATAAAAGAGCTTATACAATTGATTTTGAACATTACACAAAAGAAGATGAAATAGAAATATATATTTCTATAGAAAAATAA
- a CDS encoding zinc ribbon domain-containing protein YjdM: protein MEQLPNCPKCNSEYTYEDGSLLVCPECAYEWTVDANAQEEDAEFTVKDANGATLRSGDDVTIVKDLKIKGSSSVIKVGTKIKNIKLVESADDHNIDCRITGVGAIKIIPKFVKKS, encoded by the coding sequence ATGGAACAATTACCAAATTGCCCAAAATGTAACAGCGAATATACTTATGAAGATGGTTCATTATTAGTTTGCCCTGAATGTGCTTACGAATGGACTGTTGATGCAAATGCACAAGAAGAAGATGCAGAATTTACAGTAAAAGATGCAAATGGTGCAACATTAAGAAGTGGAGATGATGTTACTATAGTAAAAGATTTAAAAATCAAAGGTAGTTCTTCTGTTATTAAAGTTGGTACAAAAATCAAGAATATTAAATTAGTTGAAAGTGCAGATGATCACAATATTGACTGTAGAATTACAGGTGTTGGTGCTATTAAAATCATTCCTAAATTTGTAAAAAAATCATAA
- a CDS encoding DMT family transporter, whose translation MTKEFKAHLYVLLATFLVGGSFIISEKLSGIIDPISITLYRFVIASVCLAPLIFLKQKYRVKLKNTFKRAMIISFFYSVFFIGMFNALEYTSAINIGTIFTLTPLLTGILSIFIFKQYISKKQYLIYLIGIVGTCIVVFKGDLSLFLSMSLNKGDIIFLFSIISMALYLISTKLFYKEDDELLVVVFLTLVGGIIWMGLVLLFLDIPLEWEKIQGELFIYMLYLSIPATLITVYLFQRTTIVLGPSKVMAYSYLNPATVAILLFIFEAKIISFEIIIGILISSIATFILLKKR comes from the coding sequence ATGACAAAAGAATTTAAAGCACATTTATATGTATTACTTGCAACTTTTTTAGTTGGAGGTTCGTTTATCATATCTGAAAAGTTATCTGGAATTATCGATCCAATTTCAATTACTCTTTATAGATTTGTTATTGCATCTGTTTGTCTAGCTCCTTTGATATTTTTAAAACAAAAGTATAGAGTTAAACTAAAAAATACATTTAAAAGAGCAATGATAATTAGCTTTTTTTATTCAGTATTTTTTATTGGAATGTTTAATGCTCTTGAATACACAAGTGCAATTAATATAGGAACTATATTTACTTTAACACCGTTATTAACAGGAATACTTTCAATATTTATTTTTAAGCAATATATCTCAAAGAAACAATATTTAATATATTTGATTGGAATAGTTGGGACTTGTATTGTTGTTTTCAAAGGTGATTTGAGCTTATTTTTAAGTATGAGTTTAAACAAAGGTGATATTATCTTTTTATTCTCAATAATATCAATGGCTTTATATTTAATTAGTACCAAACTTTTCTATAAAGAAGATGATGAACTTCTTGTTGTAGTTTTTCTTACTTTAGTAGGTGGAATTATTTGGATGGGTCTTGTTTTATTGTTTTTAGATATTCCTTTGGAATGGGAAAAGATACAAGGTGAATTGTTTATTTATATGTTATATCTAAGTATTCCTGCTACGCTTATTACTGTATATTTATTTCAAAGAACAACTATAGTTTTAGGACCGAGCAAAGTAATGGCTTATTCATATTTAAATCCTGCAACAGTTGCTATATTGCTCTTTATATTTGAAGCAAAGATAATTAGTTTTGAAATTATTATTGGTATTTTAATCTCATCAATAGCGACATTTATACTTTTAAAAAAGAGATAA
- a CDS encoding aldo/keto reductase family protein, translating to MPNMIYGTAWKKENTTKLVEDALLSGFKAIDTACQPRHYHEDLVGLGLENAFKKGIKREDISVQTKFTPISGQDVNNMPYFTHDDIIIQLEKSFLKSKENLKLDFIDSYLIHSPFNPIEDMVKVYRTMEEFVQNGEVGQLGISNCYDLKLFIYLYDIAKIKPKVLQNRFYADSKYDKELREFCKQKDITYQSFWSLTANPHILASKEISDLVKKYEKTKEQIFYKFLNQIGITPLNGTRSKEHMKEDLQIDEFVLEENEVDCIKSLLN from the coding sequence ATGCCAAATATGATATATGGAACAGCATGGAAAAAAGAAAATACTACAAAACTTGTAGAAGATGCTCTTTTATCAGGGTTTAAAGCTATTGATACCGCTTGTCAACCAAGACATTATCATGAGGATTTAGTAGGGCTTGGATTAGAAAATGCTTTTAAAAAAGGTATTAAAAGAGAGGATATTTCTGTACAAACAAAATTTACACCAATATCGGGACAAGATGTAAATAATATGCCTTATTTTACACATGATGATATTATTATCCAACTTGAGAAATCTTTTTTAAAATCAAAAGAAAACCTAAAACTTGATTTTATAGATTCATATTTGATTCACTCACCTTTTAATCCAATTGAAGATATGGTAAAGGTTTATAGAACTATGGAAGAGTTTGTACAAAATGGTGAAGTAGGGCAGTTAGGTATTTCTAATTGTTATGATTTAAAGCTTTTTATATATTTATACGATATTGCAAAAATTAAACCAAAAGTTTTACAAAATAGATTTTATGCTGATTCAAAGTATGACAAAGAGTTAAGAGAATTTTGTAAACAAAAAGATATTACATATCAAAGTTTTTGGTCATTAACTGCAAATCCACATATTTTAGCATCAAAAGAAATTAGTGATTTAGTTAAAAAATATGAAAAAACAAAAGAGCAAATCTTTTATAAATTTTTAAATCAGATTGGTATAACACCACTTAATGGCACAAGATCAAAAGAACATATGAAAGAAGATTTACAAATTGATGAGTTTGTATTAGAAGAAAATGAAGTTGATTGTATTAAAAGTTTATTAAACTAA
- a CDS encoding YnfA family protein: MENLNDKRIWNFFFAAFFEILGCYSFWLYFKLQKPSFWLVIGFVSLIIFAYTLTKVNLEFAGRAYAIYGGVYIVSSLAWLFFIEKQMFNKWDIIGSFIIFTGICVILFGNQRGLSS, from the coding sequence ATGGAGAATTTAAATGATAAAAGAATTTGGAATTTTTTTTTCGCAGCTTTTTTTGAAATATTAGGATGTTACAGTTTCTGGCTTTATTTCAAACTACAAAAACCTTCTTTTTGGTTAGTTATAGGTTTTGTTTCACTTATCATTTTCGCATATACTCTTACTAAAGTAAACCTAGAGTTTGCAGGAAGAGCTTATGCAATTTATGGAGGAGTTTATATAGTTTCATCTCTTGCATGGCTATTTTTTATAGAAAAACAAATGTTTAATAAATGGGATATTATAGGCTCTTTTATTATCTTTACAGGTATTTGTGTAATACTATTTGGTAATCAAAGAGGATTAAGTAGTTGA
- a CDS encoding helix-turn-helix domain-containing protein: protein MQLYEIGKQIKTLREAKKLTQEELASNCGISRVTLGKIEQGKLGNTSVKTLDLVLAMLGLEIEFKTINNFGLPSLDEL, encoded by the coding sequence TTGCAACTATACGAAATTGGAAAACAAATCAAAACATTAAGGGAAGCTAAAAAACTAACACAAGAAGAACTAGCTTCAAACTGTGGTATTAGTAGAGTAACTTTAGGAAAAATCGAACAAGGAAAACTTGGTAATACTTCTGTTAAAACTTTAGATTTAGTATTAGCTATGTTAGGACTTGAAATTGAGTTTAAAACTATTAATAATTTTGGTTTACCAAGTTTAGATGAACTGTAA